A DNA window from uncultured Methanoregula sp. contains the following coding sequences:
- a CDS encoding cupredoxin domain-containing protein, with protein sequence MKKVLVLLIIVALLAIASGCSQPQAPAEQQPATPVPAKTTPRATSPTYLPVTTIPVPTNPPSVSDNTITISKSTFNPSQYTVTTGANVRWVNNDDKIHRLKFLDGIQSQIIGVGQSYTRSFDKPGIYDYTCTLHPSMQGTITVE encoded by the coding sequence ATGAAAAAGGTACTTGTACTTCTCATCATCGTTGCTCTGCTGGCAATTGCCTCAGGCTGCTCCCAGCCACAAGCCCCTGCCGAGCAGCAGCCCGCAACACCGGTTCCTGCCAAGACCACCCCGCGTGCAACAAGTCCCACGTATCTTCCGGTAACGACGATTCCCGTCCCCACCAACCCCCCGTCAGTTTCGGACAACACCATCACCATCAGCAAGTCGACATTCAATCCATCGCAGTACACCGTCACGACAGGCGCGAACGTTCGCTGGGTCAACAATGATGACAAGATCCACCGGCTCAAGTTCCTCGACGGAATACAATCGCAGATTATCGGTGTGGGGCAGTCATATACCCGGAGTTTTGACAAACCGGGCATCTACGATTACACCTGCACTCTCCATCCGAGCATGCAGGGAACCATAACCGTGGAGTGA